CTGGAGGCGCTGAGAAAGGGAAGGATCATCGAGTATGAGGTGGTCATCCCCGAGGGCTATAATCTCTACCAGATCGGGTGGACGCTCTCGAACACTCCCTTGCTCTCCGATCCCCAGCAGTTCATAAAGCTGGCGAAGAACCGTGAGTTCGTGCGATCACTCGGGGTCGAAGCGGACACGCTGGAAGGTCATCTCTTCCCGGACACCTATTATTTCCCCAAGGGCATCAAACTCGAAGACATCCCGAAGAAGATGGTCCAGCGGTACCAGGCGGTCTTCGTCGGCAGCTACCGGTCCCGCGCGGAAGAACTCGGGATGACCGAGCAGCAGGTGCTCACCCTCGCATCGATCATCGAAAAGGAGGCAAAGGTCTCGTCGGAGCGTAAGCTCATCTCGGCCGTATACCACAACCGGTTGAAGAAAGGGATGAAGCTCCAGGCGGACCCTACCGCGGTCTATGGCACAAAAGCCTGGATCACCAAGGTGACCAGGCAGGACCTGAAGCGTAACTCACCCTACAACACCTACCTCCACAAGGGGCTCCCTCCGGGACCGATCGCTAACCCCGGCGAGGGAGCGATCCTCGCAGCGCTCTATCCCGAGCCCGTGGACTATCTCTTCTTCGTCGCCCAGGGGGACGGCAGTCACTATTTCTCCAATGATTACGGGACCCATGAAAAGGCCGTGGGCAGGTACCGCACGAACAAGAGACAGGCGAAGCTGAACCACAACATGAAATCCACGAAAAAGCAGAAGCAGGAATAAGGAGCTCCTCAGGCGAAGCAGGACCAGGATGAGCTACTCAATCTGGATCGTGAACCCGGAAAACTCACTGAAGGACAGCATCGCATCCGCGAGACCCGCTTTGTCGAATTTCCCATAGGCCAGAGAGTCGTCGTGGAGCCTGATTGTTTTCCGTGCCCTGTCGATTTCGAATTTCCCGCCGCCCACAATGGTCCAGGCCGTATCATAAATATCGAACCGCTTCCGTTCCGCATCGTAGCGTCCATCTATCCCCTTGTCCATGCAGAACCGCTCAACGATGTTCGCGTGGTATTTCGTAAACTCCGTGGGTGAAAAAACAAGATAGAGCGACGCTCCATTCCTGATCTGGACGAACTTCCCGCCGGTCACCGCCGGGACAGCGGTCCTTGCGACCTCTTGATAGTAGAGCTGCATATAATCGATAAAAATGATAGCCACTCATATAGTATAGCCGCAATTGTAGAGTGGATTGGGGTGGGAAAGAGGAAAAGCACTGAGAATGGTGCACTGTCAAACATCTTTTGACCGTCCCCCTTCATCTGCTATGATACCGTGCAAATTGCCGGGAGGAGGGATGCCCCTTTTTTCCTTTGAGATTCTGGTCTCGCCAAAGTGAATCTTCGCCTTGCGATAATGAGCTACCAGAGCCTTAACAACACTCCAACCTATCTGGTTTCTTTCCGCCATCCTGGTAATTTCCTCCAAGGCGGTCCTGTTATCGTACGAACGGAGTCTATAGGGCCTCGGTGAAACAAGTGCATCGTACACGTCACAGGTGGCAATGATCTCCACCATGTGGTCATTCAGATGAATGCCGCGGGGATAT
This genomic interval from Nitrospirota bacterium contains the following:
- a CDS encoding HD domain-containing phosphohydrolase, coding for PILKKNSPLTRNELRILRHHAAAGYVLLCHYLHDTQSLAARISRDHHERRDASGYPRGIHLNDHMVEIIATCDVYDALVSPRPYRLRSYDNRTALEEITRMAERNQIGWSVVKALVAHYRKAKIHFGETRISKEKRGIPPPGNLHGIIADEGGRSKDV
- the mltG gene encoding endolytic transglycosylase MltG — protein: MKIVDLVREALASGARGARKHPWPSFLFATFTLIIAIHFYIALFVPPTKEKVWKEVQVTEGMSFKAIAASLQKEGVIRYRGYFEIIGRLQGISRKVRVGYYGLHTNMRLWDVLEALRKGRIIEYEVVIPEGYNLYQIGWTLSNTPLLSDPQQFIKLAKNREFVRSLGVEADTLEGHLFPDTYYFPKGIKLEDIPKKMVQRYQAVFVGSYRSRAEELGMTEQQVLTLASIIEKEAKVSSERKLISAVYHNRLKKGMKLQADPTAVYGTKAWITKVTRQDLKRNSPYNTYLHKGLPPGPIANPGEGAILAALYPEPVDYLFFVAQGDGSHYFSNDYGTHEKAVGRYRTNKRQAKLNHNMKSTKKQKQE